A genome region from Geminicoccus roseus DSM 18922 includes the following:
- a CDS encoding UDP-N-acetylglucosamine 1-carboxyvinyltransferase — MRAIIRGGRRPVGRVRVSGAKNSATRLLAAALLSDEISEFTEFPTRLVDVGHKVRFCRSIGVKIDIDNDRERIRIDASSMNAEELNRSEYDIPIRTTYLLAAAQLARFGIARIPYPGGCPIGGGTSGGRGYDLHLLVWRSLGCEVEEKEAFIEVRGKRFVGGRIDFPISTVGGTENALICAAVASGTTRIYNAYITPEVRDLISFLRQMGADLEVYGTSHVVVHGLARSLSGSRMAVMPDRIEALTWIVYAVLAQGEVTIENVPFESMEVPLIHLKHAGIDLLRNSSAVQVTPDCLRSGAVQPFELACGAHPGVISDMQPLFVALALRGAGTSRVFDYRYPERIAFVDELAKLVGDQNLTAAPGKIIIQGPARFVPGEANSTDLRGSMAAVIAALCADGISTVNGVHMALRGYNDLERKLKALGADINIENENENAR; from the coding sequence ATGCGTGCAATCATCCGCGGTGGTAGGCGTCCAGTCGGACGAGTCAGAGTAAGTGGGGCGAAGAATTCGGCGACGCGCTTGCTGGCTGCCGCATTGCTTTCGGACGAAATTTCAGAATTCACTGAGTTTCCTACCCGGCTCGTCGATGTTGGACATAAGGTCAGGTTCTGCCGATCGATCGGCGTAAAGATCGACATTGACAACGATCGAGAGCGTATTCGAATCGACGCGTCGTCAATGAATGCGGAGGAGTTGAATCGATCCGAGTATGACATACCAATTCGCACTACCTACCTCCTTGCTGCCGCGCAACTCGCTCGTTTTGGTATCGCTCGTATCCCGTATCCAGGTGGCTGTCCTATTGGAGGGGGCACTAGTGGCGGACGTGGCTACGATCTGCATTTGCTAGTTTGGCGCTCCTTAGGATGTGAAGTGGAAGAGAAGGAGGCATTCATAGAAGTACGAGGAAAGCGCTTTGTGGGCGGACGGATTGACTTTCCTATTTCTACGGTCGGGGGAACCGAAAACGCACTGATATGCGCTGCCGTTGCTTCAGGAACGACAAGAATTTACAACGCATATATTACTCCGGAGGTCAGAGATCTTATCTCGTTTCTCCGACAAATGGGAGCAGATCTTGAAGTTTATGGCACTAGCCACGTTGTCGTCCACGGGCTAGCCCGAAGCCTATCCGGCTCCCGGATGGCCGTTATGCCTGACCGCATCGAGGCACTTACTTGGATAGTCTATGCCGTCCTTGCTCAAGGAGAAGTGACGATCGAAAATGTGCCTTTCGAATCGATGGAGGTGCCTCTGATCCACCTGAAGCATGCCGGTATCGATTTATTGCGTAATTCTAGCGCTGTTCAGGTCACGCCTGATTGTCTCCGCTCAGGCGCAGTCCAACCTTTCGAACTGGCGTGCGGAGCCCATCCCGGTGTGATTTCAGATATGCAGCCACTGTTTGTTGCCTTGGCTCTCCGGGGTGCCGGTACATCCCGGGTATTTGATTATCGATATCCTGAACGAATTGCATTTGTTGATGAGCTAGCAAAGCTAGTCGGTGATCAGAATTTAACTGCTGCACCTGGGAAGATCATAATTCAAGGCCCGGCTCGTTTCGTTCCCGGGGAGGCGAATTCTACTGATTTGCGGGGGAGCATGGCGGCGGTGATCGCAGCGCTGTGCGCAGACGGTATTTCCACTGTTAACGGTGTTCATATGGCGCTTCGTGGCTATAATGACTTGGAGCGGAAACTCAAGGCGCTTGGCGCGGACATCAATATCGAGAACGAAAACGAGAACGCGCGGTGA